The following proteins come from a genomic window of Andrena cerasifolii isolate SP2316 chromosome 6, iyAndCera1_principal, whole genome shotgun sequence:
- the LOC143370168 gene encoding carbohydrate sulfotransferase 9, whose amino-acid sequence MSMIKMTKLESQTMIRSYLLKVKCIHVFNNMFAGLHRHLTLAKLVTIIVVAFMSFILLLNLLYNSCSHKDEHLKTANYVVDMESYNKYSHPVSNKSTLTTLSMEEMRKIRIQLNVRKNQLEQYCQTIVRKESNLDNVLSNMVIDTTHGISWCPIYKAASSTWMKHFATLGGVLTETAMELIRRDILQINTIVRKAFPRDRVVKRAYQKLNRTKKFLIVRHPFERLVSAYRDKLEHIEGRDYYYKRFGRHIAHKYHRFRKPNETKLEPTFTEFLRFIVEEKYFDEHWAPFVDTCEPCLIKYNYILKFDTIERDQKFLMQELGLSDYLYERNDLRNINPRGVTTAALVKEYMQNVPRSLLDEINKVYETDFKLFSYLPV is encoded by the exons ATGTCGATGATAAAAATGACAAAACTTGAAAGTCAAACGATGATACGCTCGTATTTACTGAAGGTAAAGTGTATACATGTTTTTAATAACATGTTCGCAGGGTTACAT AGGCATCTCACATTAGCGAAATTAGTTACTATAATTGTTGTAGCGTTTATGTCGTTTATACTCTTATTGAATTTGTTATACAATTCGTGTTCACACAAGGACGAACATTTAAAGACTGCAAATTACGTAGTAGATATGGAAAGCTATAATAAATACAGCCATCCAGTTAGCAATAAATCTACCTTAACTACTCTATCAATGGAAGAGATGAGAAAGATAAGGATTCAACTGAACGTGAGAAAAAATCAACTAGAACAATACTGTCAAACGATAGTCAGGAAAGAATCAAATTTAGACAATGTGTTGTCGAACATGGTTATTGATAC AACGCATGGGATATCGTGGTGCCCTATATACAAAGCAGCAAGTTCTACTTGGATGAAGCATTTTGCTACGCTTGGAGGAGTATTAACTGAGACAGCTATGGAGTTGATTCGGAGAGATATTTTACAGATTAATACCATTGTGCGGAAAGCATTCCCACGCGATCGAGTCGTCAAGAGAGCATATCAA AAGTTAAATAGAACGAAAAAGTTCTTGATCGTTCGTCATCCATTTGAACGTCTTGTATCCGCGTACAGAGACAAGTTGGAACACATAGAAGGAAGGGATTACTACTACAAGAGATTCGGGCGTCACATTGCGCACAAGTATCATCGATTTAGGAAACCAAATGAAACGAAACTGGAGCCCACGTTTACAGAATTTCTCCGTTTTATAGTAGAAGAGAAATACTTTGACGAACATTGGGCACCATTTGTCGATACGTGTGAACCCTGCCTAATCAAGTACAATTACATTTTGAAGTTTGATACCATTGAGAGAGATCAAAAGTTCCTAATGCAAGAATTAGGTTTAAGCGATTATTTGTACGAACGGAATGATTTGAGAAACATAAATCCACGGGGGGTTACAACCGCTGCATTGGTTAAAGAGTATATGCAGAATGTTCCTAGATCGCTGCTCGATGAAATCAACAAAGTTTATGAAaccgattttaaacttttttcctatttacctgtataa
- the LOC143370165 gene encoding solute carrier family 2, facilitated glucose transporter member 10: protein MSDEEDTAILLNNSHRTTETSISKVPNEDYQCLPVKNLRKPIPKPNDNLTPLTSGNQNVFVSTVAILAGIAFGCDMGVAKPIAPLIKHEFNLNCFERDFVISIWFVGALLGGLTGGFLVDSFGRRWTMILTMVFLTFGATLSALANHYILLLVARIICGYSGTVSAVAHCIYMAEVSDSNKRGYNIILYQLGTAIGFLVSIIAAAVKNIDYQWRFSIGLTAVPALAACIITIIFLQRSRPFLLWKRMPNMSKAILKNAWYTIFKTLTIMVFLLILQQGTGKRQVLHYAPRLFALLGICSNVAEITALISLGVVKVFSTMLSLVIVERCGRRTALITSATICMTTISLLSLLATIDRGDDNLDIVNNHCKNHNNQEKMQNVMPAGSPPPFPLLPTPLAIVAPSPETWTQIKASCEMQNIVVSEGLTGGLRILAVITLLVYEAAYALGLGPVPLLNLTEVFPVMIRGKCISFVSIVIWITHIIATESVSTMTKSLTLAGSYLFYSFMCLVTILYVFLFIPETKGKSLRQVAQELRKVSLGTRICNNLRSLPLICYIKWIKKYDVNVSNEQGTLI from the exons ATGTCGGACGAAGAGGACACTGCCATATTATTGAATAATTCGCATAGAACCACGGAGACGTCTATAAGCAAAGTTCCAAACGAGGATTATCAATGTTTACCTGTAAAGAATCTAAGAAAACCAATTCCAAAGCCGAATGACAATTTGACGCCATTAACATCGGGAAATCAAAATGTTTTTGTTTCCACGGTCGCGATCCTGGCAGGCATTGCTTTTGGATGTGATATGGGAGTAGCTAAACCTATAGCTCCGTTAATCAAGCACGAGTTCAACTTGAATTGCTTCGAAAGGGACTTTGTTATTAGCATTTGGTTTGTTGGCGCGCTCCTTGGTGGTCTAACCGGTG GCTTTCTTGTTGACTCGTTTGGCCGACGTTGGACCATGATACTAACCATGGTTTTCTTGACTTTTGGCGCTACATTATCAGCACTGGCAAATCATTATATTCTATTGCTGGTCGCACGAATAATTTGTGGATATTCTGGGACAGTGTCGGCAGTGGCGCACTGCATATACATGGCAGAAGTATCCGACTCGAATAAACGTGGATACAATATAATATTGTACCAGTTAGGCACAGCTATCGGATTTTTAGTTTCCATTATCGCCGCTGCTGTGAAAAACATAGACTATCAATGGCGATTTTCCATTGGATTGACGGCCGTTCCGGCCTTAGCCGCCTGTATAATTACCATAATATTTCTCCAACGATCTCGACCGTTCCTGCTATGGAAGAGAATGCCAAATATGTCAAAGGCTATATTGAAGAACGCTTGGTACACGATCTTTAAAACACTGACGATTATGGTCTTTCTATTGATACTTCAGCAGGGTACCGGTAAACGACAAGTCTTGCACTACGCGCCGAGGCTGTTTGCATTATTGGGCATCTGTTCGA ATGTTGCTGAGATCACAGCTTTAATATCGCTTGGCGTCGTAAAGGTTTTCAGTACGATGCTGTCTCTAGTCATAGTGGAAAGATGCGGACGTCGAACAGCGCTAATCACATCGGCGACCATTTGCATGACGACAATATCATTATTGTCTTTACTCGCCACGATAGATAGGGGCGACGATAATCTAGATATCGTGAATAATCATTGTAAGAATCATAATAACCAggaaaaaatgcaaaacgttATGCCTGCCGGATCTCCGCCACCGTTTCCCTTGCTGCCAACTCCATTAGCGATAGTCGCTCCTAGTCCTGAGACATGGACTCAGATCAAAGCGTCCTGCGAA ATGCAAAATATCGTCGTTTCCGAAGGTCTGACCGGTGGTTTACGTATTTTGGCCGTAATAACTCTGCTCGTGTACGAGGCAGCGTACGCATTAGGTCTTGGTCCTGTACCGCTGTTAAATCTTACCGAGGTGTTCCCCGTAATGATACGAGGGAAGTGCATCAGTTTTGTTTCCATTGTGATATGGATAACGCATATTATTGCCACAGAATCGGTTAGCACCATGACCA AGTCGTTAACATTAGCTGGATCGTACCTGTTCTACAGTTTCATGTGCCTCGTTACTATTCTCTACGTTTTTCTGTTCATCCCCGAAACGAAAGGCAAATCTCTGCGTCAAGTTGCTCAAGAGTTGCGGAAAGTTTCTCTTGGAACCCGGATATGTAACAATTTGCGTAGCTTACCGCTCATTTGTTACATCAAATGGATCAAGAAATATGACGTAAACGTGAGTAACGAACAAGGAACCTTAATTTGA
- the LOC143370297 gene encoding FERM, ARHGEF and pleckstrin domain-containing protein 1-like isoform X8, with protein MNDIESISMKGSGVSKMPHSHSTPAGVDGGSRTPPTTPRKAGKMLAVRVQMLDDTVTMFQVQAKALGRVLFDQVCKQLHLLEADYFGLEYQEPNGTKYWLDLEKPVCRQVGLSLIDPLLRFCVKFYTPDPAQLEEEFTRYLFCHQIKRDLAQGLLQCNDNTAAMMASYIVQAECGDYVIEDYPDHTYLSTYKFVPHQDQELERRIMENHKKHAGQSPAEADLNLLETARRCELYGMKMHPAKDHEGVPLNLAVAHMGIVVFQNFTKINTFSWAKIRKISFKRKRFLIKLHPEGYGYYKDTVEFFFEGRNECKNFWKKCVENHGFFRCSVVKRVVRQKTRVLSRGSSFRYSGKTQKQIVEFVRDNYVKRQTFQRYRVR; from the exons ATGAACGATATAGAAAGCATAAGCATGAAGGGCAGCGGGGTATCTAAGATGCCTCATAGTCATTCGACTCCGGCAGGTGTGGATGGAGGTAGTAGAACTCCTCCTACAACACCTAGAAAAGCTGGAAAAATGCTTGCTGTTCGTGTACAAATGTTGGATGACACGGTCACAATGTTTCAAGTTCag gCAAAGGCGTTAGGGAGGGTATTGTTTGATCAAGTTTGCAAACAACTGCATCTTCTGGAAGCTGATTATTTCGGTCTCGAATATCAGGAACCTAATGGAACAAAA tATTGGTTAGATTTAGAGAAGCCCGTCTGTAGACAAGTTGGATTGTCTTTAATTGACCCTCTCCTAAGATTCTGCGTGAAATTTTATACACCTGATCCTGCGCAATTGGAAGAGGAGTTTACCAGATATTTATTTTGTCATCAAATCAAGCGAGATTTAGCTCAAGGTTTACTGCAATGCAACGATAATACAGCAGCAATGATGGCCAGCTATATTGTTCAAG CCGAATGTGGGGATTATGTGATAGAGGATTACCCGGATCATACGTACTTGTCAACTTACAAATTTGTGCCtcatcaagatcaagaattagaACGTCGCATTATGGAGAATCATAAGAAACACGC AGGTCAATCTCCGGCAGAAGCGGATCTGAATCTGTTAGAAACAGCACGCCGCTGTGAATTATACGGAATGAAAATGCATCCAGCGAAA GACCACGAGGGCGTACCTCTGAATTTGGCGGTGGCACACATGGGAATcgtagtttttcaaaatttcaccaAGATAAACACATTTAGTTGGGCAAAGATTCgaaagattagctttaaaagGAAGCGATTTCTAATCAAGTTGCATCCAGAGGGTTAT GGTTATTACAAGGATACCGTGGAGTTCTTTTTCGAGGGTCGCAACGAATGCaaaaatttctggaaaaagTGCGTGGAGAATCACGGATTTTTCCGTTGTTCGGTAGTGAAACGAGTGGTGCGGCAAAAGACGCGGGTTCTAAGTCGTGGCTCATCGTTTAG GTATAGCGGTAAAACTCAGAAGCAAATAGTGGAATTCGTGCGAGACAATTACGTGAAGAGGCAGACGTTTCAGAG
- the LOC143370297 gene encoding FERM, ARHGEF and pleckstrin domain-containing protein 1-like isoform X5 gives MNDIESISMKGSGVSKMPHSHSTPAGVDGGSRTPPTTPRKAGKMLAVRVQMLDDTVTMFQVQAKALGRVLFDQVCKQLHLLEADYFGLEYQEPNGTKYWLDLEKPVCRQVGLSLIDPLLRFCVKFYTPDPAQLEEEFTRYLFCHQIKRDLAQGLLQCNDNTAAMMASYIVQAECGDYVIEDYPDHTYLSTYKFVPHQDQELERRIMENHKKHAGQSPAEADLNLLETARRCELYGMKMHPAKDHEGVPLNLAVAHMGIVVFQNFTKINTFSWAKIRKISFKRKRFLIKLHPEGYGYYKDTVEFFFEGRNECKNFWKKCVENHGFFRCSVVKRVVRQKTRVLSRGSSFRYSGKTQKQIVEFVRDNYVKRQTFQRSNSFRQTSGGRALQGLEGGGYRGATPSSSLMGSSSISAHPLLPLGDPALETPALSLSCGSMTLDSPTTVTSVSMGGTIHRREDTATSFRTLTSIDVHSPATPSQVPAPRQMLVTSQQRISSAGGDHSNRWSYANGYVNSPAWHVPLRVAQIRNVMVHATPRTLTNRFIPAYPR, from the exons ATGAACGATATAGAAAGCATAAGCATGAAGGGCAGCGGGGTATCTAAGATGCCTCATAGTCATTCGACTCCGGCAGGTGTGGATGGAGGTAGTAGAACTCCTCCTACAACACCTAGAAAAGCTGGAAAAATGCTTGCTGTTCGTGTACAAATGTTGGATGACACGGTCACAATGTTTCAAGTTCag gCAAAGGCGTTAGGGAGGGTATTGTTTGATCAAGTTTGCAAACAACTGCATCTTCTGGAAGCTGATTATTTCGGTCTCGAATATCAGGAACCTAATGGAACAAAA tATTGGTTAGATTTAGAGAAGCCCGTCTGTAGACAAGTTGGATTGTCTTTAATTGACCCTCTCCTAAGATTCTGCGTGAAATTTTATACACCTGATCCTGCGCAATTGGAAGAGGAGTTTACCAGATATTTATTTTGTCATCAAATCAAGCGAGATTTAGCTCAAGGTTTACTGCAATGCAACGATAATACAGCAGCAATGATGGCCAGCTATATTGTTCAAG CCGAATGTGGGGATTATGTGATAGAGGATTACCCGGATCATACGTACTTGTCAACTTACAAATTTGTGCCtcatcaagatcaagaattagaACGTCGCATTATGGAGAATCATAAGAAACACGC AGGTCAATCTCCGGCAGAAGCGGATCTGAATCTGTTAGAAACAGCACGCCGCTGTGAATTATACGGAATGAAAATGCATCCAGCGAAA GACCACGAGGGCGTACCTCTGAATTTGGCGGTGGCACACATGGGAATcgtagtttttcaaaatttcaccaAGATAAACACATTTAGTTGGGCAAAGATTCgaaagattagctttaaaagGAAGCGATTTCTAATCAAGTTGCATCCAGAGGGTTAT GGTTATTACAAGGATACCGTGGAGTTCTTTTTCGAGGGTCGCAACGAATGCaaaaatttctggaaaaagTGCGTGGAGAATCACGGATTTTTCCGTTGTTCGGTAGTGAAACGAGTGGTGCGGCAAAAGACGCGGGTTCTAAGTCGTGGCTCATCGTTTAG GTATAGCGGTAAAACTCAGAAGCAAATAGTGGAATTCGTGCGAGACAATTACGTGAAGAGGCAGACGTTTCAGAG GTCCAATTCGTTCCGGCAGACTAGCGGTGGTAGGGCATTGCAGGGCTTGGAGGGGGGAGGCTATCGTGGGGCCACTCCAAGCAGCTCCCTTATGGGCAGCTCCAGCATCTCTGCCCACCCCCTCCTGCCCCTCGGCGATCCTG CCCTGGAAACCCCAGCTCTGTCTCTATCATGCGGCTCGATGACACTGGATTCTCCGACGACTGTGACGAGTGTCTCGATGGGAGGGACGATTCACCGTCGCGAAGACACAGCTACGTCGTTTCGGACACTTACCTCCATCGACGTCCATTCCCCGGCCACACCCAGCCAGGTCCCAGCACCGCGGCAGATGCTTGTTACCAGCCAGCAACGGATTTCATCAGCAG
- the LOC143370297 gene encoding FERM, ARHGEF and pleckstrin domain-containing protein 1-like isoform X7, with the protein MNDIESISMKGSGVSKMPHSHSTPAGVDGGSRTPPTTPRKAGKMLAVRVQMLDDTVTMFQVQAKALGRVLFDQVCKQLHLLEADYFGLEYQEPNGTKYWLDLEKPVCRQVGLSLIDPLLRFCVKFYTPDPAQLEEEFTRYLFCHQIKRDLAQGLLQCNDNTAAMMASYIVQAECGDYVIEDYPDHTYLSTYKFVPHQDQELERRIMENHKKHAGQSPAEADLNLLETARRCELYGMKMHPAKDHEGVPLNLAVAHMGIVVFQNFTKINTFSWAKIRKISFKRKRFLIKLHPEGYGYYKDTVEFFFEGRNECKNFWKKCVENHGFFRCSVVKRVVRQKTRVLSRGSSFRYSGKTQKQIVEFVRDNYVKRQTFQSPGNPSSVSIMRLDDTGFSDDCDECLDGRDDSPSRRHSYVVSDTYLHRRPFPGHTQPGPSTAADACYQPATDFISRW; encoded by the exons ATGAACGATATAGAAAGCATAAGCATGAAGGGCAGCGGGGTATCTAAGATGCCTCATAGTCATTCGACTCCGGCAGGTGTGGATGGAGGTAGTAGAACTCCTCCTACAACACCTAGAAAAGCTGGAAAAATGCTTGCTGTTCGTGTACAAATGTTGGATGACACGGTCACAATGTTTCAAGTTCag gCAAAGGCGTTAGGGAGGGTATTGTTTGATCAAGTTTGCAAACAACTGCATCTTCTGGAAGCTGATTATTTCGGTCTCGAATATCAGGAACCTAATGGAACAAAA tATTGGTTAGATTTAGAGAAGCCCGTCTGTAGACAAGTTGGATTGTCTTTAATTGACCCTCTCCTAAGATTCTGCGTGAAATTTTATACACCTGATCCTGCGCAATTGGAAGAGGAGTTTACCAGATATTTATTTTGTCATCAAATCAAGCGAGATTTAGCTCAAGGTTTACTGCAATGCAACGATAATACAGCAGCAATGATGGCCAGCTATATTGTTCAAG CCGAATGTGGGGATTATGTGATAGAGGATTACCCGGATCATACGTACTTGTCAACTTACAAATTTGTGCCtcatcaagatcaagaattagaACGTCGCATTATGGAGAATCATAAGAAACACGC AGGTCAATCTCCGGCAGAAGCGGATCTGAATCTGTTAGAAACAGCACGCCGCTGTGAATTATACGGAATGAAAATGCATCCAGCGAAA GACCACGAGGGCGTACCTCTGAATTTGGCGGTGGCACACATGGGAATcgtagtttttcaaaatttcaccaAGATAAACACATTTAGTTGGGCAAAGATTCgaaagattagctttaaaagGAAGCGATTTCTAATCAAGTTGCATCCAGAGGGTTAT GGTTATTACAAGGATACCGTGGAGTTCTTTTTCGAGGGTCGCAACGAATGCaaaaatttctggaaaaagTGCGTGGAGAATCACGGATTTTTCCGTTGTTCGGTAGTGAAACGAGTGGTGCGGCAAAAGACGCGGGTTCTAAGTCGTGGCTCATCGTTTAG GTATAGCGGTAAAACTCAGAAGCAAATAGTGGAATTCGTGCGAGACAATTACGTGAAGAGGCAGACGTTTCAGAG CCCTGGAAACCCCAGCTCTGTCTCTATCATGCGGCTCGATGACACTGGATTCTCCGACGACTGTGACGAGTGTCTCGATGGGAGGGACGATTCACCGTCGCGAAGACACAGCTACGTCGTTTCGGACACTTACCTCCATCGACGTCCATTCCCCGGCCACACCCAGCCAGGTCCCAGCACCGCGGCAGATGCTTGTTACCAGCCAGCAACGGATTTCATCAGCAG
- the LOC143370297 gene encoding FERM, ARHGEF and pleckstrin domain-containing protein 1-like isoform X6, with the protein MNDIESISMKGSGVSKMPHSHSTPAGVDGGSRTPPTTPRKAGKMLAVRVQMLDDTVTMFQVQAKALGRVLFDQVCKQLHLLEADYFGLEYQEPNGTKYWLDLEKPVCRQVGLSLIDPLLRFCVKFYTPDPAQLEEEFTRYLFCHQIKRDLAQGLLQCNDNTAAMMASYIVQAECGDYVIEDYPDHTYLSTYKFVPHQDQELERRIMENHKKHAGQSPAEADLNLLETARRCELYGMKMHPAKDHEGVPLNLAVAHMGIVVFQNFTKINTFSWAKIRKISFKRKRFLIKLHPEGYGYYKDTVEFFFEGRNECKNFWKKCVENHGFFRCSVVKRVVRQKTRVLSRGSSFRYSGKTQKQIVEFVRDNYVKRQTFQSPGNPSSVSIMRLDDTGFSDDCDECLDGRDDSPSRRHSYVVSDTYLHRRPFPGHTQPGPSTAADACYQPATDFISRYRVR; encoded by the exons ATGAACGATATAGAAAGCATAAGCATGAAGGGCAGCGGGGTATCTAAGATGCCTCATAGTCATTCGACTCCGGCAGGTGTGGATGGAGGTAGTAGAACTCCTCCTACAACACCTAGAAAAGCTGGAAAAATGCTTGCTGTTCGTGTACAAATGTTGGATGACACGGTCACAATGTTTCAAGTTCag gCAAAGGCGTTAGGGAGGGTATTGTTTGATCAAGTTTGCAAACAACTGCATCTTCTGGAAGCTGATTATTTCGGTCTCGAATATCAGGAACCTAATGGAACAAAA tATTGGTTAGATTTAGAGAAGCCCGTCTGTAGACAAGTTGGATTGTCTTTAATTGACCCTCTCCTAAGATTCTGCGTGAAATTTTATACACCTGATCCTGCGCAATTGGAAGAGGAGTTTACCAGATATTTATTTTGTCATCAAATCAAGCGAGATTTAGCTCAAGGTTTACTGCAATGCAACGATAATACAGCAGCAATGATGGCCAGCTATATTGTTCAAG CCGAATGTGGGGATTATGTGATAGAGGATTACCCGGATCATACGTACTTGTCAACTTACAAATTTGTGCCtcatcaagatcaagaattagaACGTCGCATTATGGAGAATCATAAGAAACACGC AGGTCAATCTCCGGCAGAAGCGGATCTGAATCTGTTAGAAACAGCACGCCGCTGTGAATTATACGGAATGAAAATGCATCCAGCGAAA GACCACGAGGGCGTACCTCTGAATTTGGCGGTGGCACACATGGGAATcgtagtttttcaaaatttcaccaAGATAAACACATTTAGTTGGGCAAAGATTCgaaagattagctttaaaagGAAGCGATTTCTAATCAAGTTGCATCCAGAGGGTTAT GGTTATTACAAGGATACCGTGGAGTTCTTTTTCGAGGGTCGCAACGAATGCaaaaatttctggaaaaagTGCGTGGAGAATCACGGATTTTTCCGTTGTTCGGTAGTGAAACGAGTGGTGCGGCAAAAGACGCGGGTTCTAAGTCGTGGCTCATCGTTTAG GTATAGCGGTAAAACTCAGAAGCAAATAGTGGAATTCGTGCGAGACAATTACGTGAAGAGGCAGACGTTTCAGAG CCCTGGAAACCCCAGCTCTGTCTCTATCATGCGGCTCGATGACACTGGATTCTCCGACGACTGTGACGAGTGTCTCGATGGGAGGGACGATTCACCGTCGCGAAGACACAGCTACGTCGTTTCGGACACTTACCTCCATCGACGTCCATTCCCCGGCCACACCCAGCCAGGTCCCAGCACCGCGGCAGATGCTTGTTACCAGCCAGCAACGGATTTCATCAGCAG
- the LOC143370297 gene encoding FERM, ARHGEF and pleckstrin domain-containing protein 1-like isoform X9, producing MNDIESISMKGSGVSKMPHSHSTPAGVDGGSRTPPTTPRKAGKMLAVRVQMLDDTVTMFQVQAKALGRVLFDQVCKQLHLLEADYFGLEYQEPNGTKYWLDLEKPVCRQVGLSLIDPLLRFCVKFYTPDPAQLEEEFTRYLFCHQIKRDLAQGLLQCNDNTAAMMASYIVQAECGDYVIEDYPDHTYLSTYKFVPHQDQELERRIMENHKKHAGQSPAEADLNLLETARRCELYGMKMHPAKDHEGVPLNLAVAHMGIVVFQNFTKINTFSWAKIRKISFKRKRFLIKLHPEGYGYYKDTVEFFFEGRNECKNFWKKCVENHGFFRCSVVKRVVRQKTRVLSRGSSFRYSGKTQKQIVEFVRDNYVKRQTFQR from the exons ATGAACGATATAGAAAGCATAAGCATGAAGGGCAGCGGGGTATCTAAGATGCCTCATAGTCATTCGACTCCGGCAGGTGTGGATGGAGGTAGTAGAACTCCTCCTACAACACCTAGAAAAGCTGGAAAAATGCTTGCTGTTCGTGTACAAATGTTGGATGACACGGTCACAATGTTTCAAGTTCag gCAAAGGCGTTAGGGAGGGTATTGTTTGATCAAGTTTGCAAACAACTGCATCTTCTGGAAGCTGATTATTTCGGTCTCGAATATCAGGAACCTAATGGAACAAAA tATTGGTTAGATTTAGAGAAGCCCGTCTGTAGACAAGTTGGATTGTCTTTAATTGACCCTCTCCTAAGATTCTGCGTGAAATTTTATACACCTGATCCTGCGCAATTGGAAGAGGAGTTTACCAGATATTTATTTTGTCATCAAATCAAGCGAGATTTAGCTCAAGGTTTACTGCAATGCAACGATAATACAGCAGCAATGATGGCCAGCTATATTGTTCAAG CCGAATGTGGGGATTATGTGATAGAGGATTACCCGGATCATACGTACTTGTCAACTTACAAATTTGTGCCtcatcaagatcaagaattagaACGTCGCATTATGGAGAATCATAAGAAACACGC AGGTCAATCTCCGGCAGAAGCGGATCTGAATCTGTTAGAAACAGCACGCCGCTGTGAATTATACGGAATGAAAATGCATCCAGCGAAA GACCACGAGGGCGTACCTCTGAATTTGGCGGTGGCACACATGGGAATcgtagtttttcaaaatttcaccaAGATAAACACATTTAGTTGGGCAAAGATTCgaaagattagctttaaaagGAAGCGATTTCTAATCAAGTTGCATCCAGAGGGTTAT GGTTATTACAAGGATACCGTGGAGTTCTTTTTCGAGGGTCGCAACGAATGCaaaaatttctggaaaaagTGCGTGGAGAATCACGGATTTTTCCGTTGTTCGGTAGTGAAACGAGTGGTGCGGCAAAAGACGCGGGTTCTAAGTCGTGGCTCATCGTTTAG GTATAGCGGTAAAACTCAGAAGCAAATAGTGGAATTCGTGCGAGACAATTACGTGAAGAGGCAGACGTTTCAGAGGTAA